In Meleagris gallopavo isolate NT-WF06-2002-E0010 breed Aviagen turkey brand Nicholas breeding stock chromosome 2, Turkey_5.1, whole genome shotgun sequence, the following are encoded in one genomic region:
- the RRBP1 gene encoding ribosome-binding protein 1, translating into WPGCLVCSLKPSFSATQAAHREVEVTLQKRLDEVSDELRKTQSSYRSLVADAEKAKGQQQSIAELQAKLLSSETEVKSKLLELDSLKGKLQDASSENTKLLERIKSIEALLEAGQMREAEKDRDLQAANEAEMKQLQLRLQEKTDQLLSLEREAAELREAMEQQKTKNNDLREKNWKAVEALTTMEKTCEEKLLAATKAKEELAHQLDALQTRTKETLLSALPEVTVSQQDYEAWLQEFKEKAVDVLKQHTITTGPVDSALKLKEAEEAQSTLQAECEQYRAILAETEGMLRNLQKSVEEEEQVWKAKLTLSEEELQKSQLQLKSLEDMIEKLKTELQSTDQQKEYISLLEAQLENHLQTASSERQNYTKEVEGLRQLLSESQEQLEAAKTETQKQSKELTLVRQQLSEMKSHVQDGEVAGSQADLGDPTPFELKMQLEKNEALMEKEQELRQKLVRELEEAQSSACSLQAELEKLRLAENAATSDTEEAQHLKERLEKEKKLTRDLGQAATKLQELLKVTQDQLAKERETVKKLKEQLHEKGEEDSSKEGTSV; encoded by the exons TGGCCAGGATGCCTGGTATGCTCTTTAAAGCCTTCTTTTTCTGCCACGCAGGCTGCACACAGAGAAGTGGAGGTGACACTGCAGAAGAGATTGGATGAAGTAAGCGATGAGCTTCGCAAAACCCAGAGCAGCTACAGGAGCCTGGTAGCAGATGCAGAAAAAGCcaaagggcagcagcagagcattgcTG AACTGCAGGCCAAGCTGCTGAGCTCTGAAACAGAGGTCAAAAGCAAACTGCTGGAGCTGGACAGCTTGAAGGGGAAACTGCAGGATGCCAGCTCAGAGAACACAAAGCTTCTGGAAAGAATCAAATCTATCGAAGCTCTGCTGGAAGCAGGCCAGATGAGGGAGGCAGAAAAAGACAGAGACCTGCAG GCAGCCaatgaagcagaaatgaagCAGCTGCAGCTAAG GCTCCAGGAGAAAACAGACCAGCTCTTGTCCTTGGAAagggaagcagcagagctgcgagAGGCGATGGagcaacagaagacaaaaaacaat GACCTTCGTGAGAAGAACTGGAAAGCAGTGGAAGCATTGACCACGATGGAGAAGACATGTGAGGAAAAGCTACTTGCTGCTACAAAAGCAAAG GAGGAGTTGGCCCACCAGCTTGATGCGCTCCAGACACGAACCAAAGAGACTCTGCTCTCTGCGCTCCCAGAAGTCACTGTGTCACAGCAG GATTATGAGGCATGGCTACAAGAGTTTAAGGAGAAGGCTGTGGATGTGCTAAAGCAGCACACAATTACAACAGGGCCTGTG GATTCAGCACTTAAACTGAAAGAGGCAGAGGAAGCGCAGAGCACTTTACAAGCAGAATGCGAGCAGTACAGAGCTATCCTTGCAGAGACA GAAGGAATGCTGCGAAACCTGCAGAAGAGCgtggaggaggaagagcaggtGTGGAAAGCAAAGCTTACCCTCTCTGAAGAGGAACTCCAAAAG TCACAACTCCAGTTGAAATCCCTTGAAGACATGATAGAGAAGTTGaaaacagagctgcagagcactgaCCAG CAAAAGGAATACATCTCTCTCCTGGAAGCGCAACTGGAAAATCACTTGCAGACAGCCAGCTCTGAACGCCAAAACTACACAAAAGAAGTTGAAGGC CTGAGACAGCTCTTATCAGAGTCCCAAGAGCAGCTGGAGGCAGCAAAGACAGAAACGCAGAAGCAGAGCAAGGAGCTGACCCTG GTCAGGCAGCAGCTGAGTGAGATGAAGAGCCACGTGCAGGATGGAGAAGTAGCGGGGTCACAAGCTGACCTGGGCGATCCCACGCCCTTTGAG TTGAAAATGCAGCTAGAGAAGAATGAGGCACTGATGGAGAAGGAACAAGAGCTGAGGCAAAAGCTGGTGCGGGAGCTGGAGGAG GCACAAAGCTCAGCGTGCAGCTtgcaagcagagctggagaagcTGAGACTGGCTGAAAACGCAGCAACTTCGGACACGGAGGAGGCCCAGCATCTCAAG GAAagacttgaaaaagaaaaaaagctaacaagGGACTTGGGCCAGGCAGCAACCAAACTACAGGAGCTTCTGAAGGTTACCCAGGACCAACTGGCCAAAGAGAGAGAAACGGTGAAGAAGTTGAAAGAACAACTTCATGAAAAG GGGGAAGAGGACAGTTCAAAGGAAGGGACTTCAGTTTGA